From the Streptomyces pluripotens genome, one window contains:
- a CDS encoding SDR family NAD(P)-dependent oxidoreductase, producing MTMPGHDAVALLRAAAESVTGVEEAAPLLRREARLDRVRPTAPRPADAPPAAAGPPAVAYGGDLPADPGFPTTLQEALRLAAELAPEQGIIYLTGGDEQFQSYSGLLNDAQRLLTGLRSTGIAPGESVLFQFGDNRAFVTAFWACVLGGYLPTPVGAAPGYDRENAVTTKLRNAWHLLDRPLILTDAALAPAVAKLSALWDVDDLRVAVVEELCDGPRSTDWFPATPDSPVVHLLTSGSTGVPKVVRHASRSILARTRAIAAVHGFDSDEVGLNWMPLDHVGGIIMWSVRDVVLRCRHVNATIDAFLADPLRWLDWVDRYGVTNTWAPNFAFALVNERAAAMTGRSWDLSTLRHLLNGGEAVVSRTADRFIELLTAHGMPADAMRPSWGMSETSSGVTYSTLRAGDPDKGRLRVDKSSLGGALRWSTDPDAVTFTEVGPPIPGVRLRIIDPNDVVLPEDHVGRLQVTGPTIMEGYFRNEEANAEAFTADGWFSTGDLAFLHQGRLTITGRDKDLIIVQGANILSYDVESIAEQVEGTEVTYVAACGWSGAGESTDKLVIFFVPAFDDRTSVHDTIAAIKARVAEALGLQPDLVIPVERQDFPKTGSGKIQRAQLIADLDAGKYAEWCDEPDGPWYFERTWIDLPAERGAVPPGPWLVSEALREELVAVPGVPELLASPAGGATPAGHAGAVVHLAQGSDAESVALDVVRLVQDLAAYDPAPPLLVVTSGGLWTAAGDTLDLATAGLPGLLRTAAAERVLPSVRQLDVSDPSDRAAAIVTELACHDAADLVAHRGTRRLVPRLRPMALDERGRDAFVTGGRYLVTGGLGGVAHPVAEYLLAAHGAKLLLVGRSPADRGERAERLDDLEVLGDVAYRALDVADPVALRAAVREAEARWGAPLDGVLHLAGADVSHQWARLELHQVARESPQAFHDAYRAKVTGTLALAELLEDRPDTPLVLFSSVNGEFGGSSFAAYSSANSFLHGFADHWGRERGRPVHCLAWSTWSGLGMNRGAPEGAAEARGFRTLDPDEGLASLLTVLGQDRATVLVGLDGRNEHIARALAPDSLHIAEAIVVYTGPASEADVRAAVAPVARELDHPMRCLRVERLPADRDQLLTVAVAALERGGRQFVPPATELEQALAALWTDVLGTDVGRDDRFFDLGGSSLRAAQLVNRINSALTARLSVHHLYEHPTVGSLAAVLSPQLEGERG from the coding sequence ATGACGATGCCCGGACACGACGCCGTGGCCCTGCTGCGGGCGGCGGCCGAATCCGTCACAGGGGTGGAGGAGGCCGCGCCCCTGCTGCGCAGGGAGGCCAGGCTCGACCGTGTGCGCCCGACCGCACCCCGCCCCGCGGACGCACCGCCCGCGGCGGCGGGGCCGCCGGCCGTCGCGTACGGCGGCGACCTGCCAGCCGACCCCGGTTTCCCCACCACCCTGCAGGAAGCTCTCCGGCTGGCCGCCGAACTCGCCCCGGAGCAGGGGATCATCTACCTGACGGGTGGCGACGAGCAGTTCCAGAGCTACTCCGGGCTGCTCAACGACGCACAGCGGCTGCTCACCGGCCTGCGCTCCACCGGCATCGCCCCCGGCGAGTCCGTGCTGTTCCAGTTCGGCGACAACCGCGCTTTCGTCACCGCGTTCTGGGCGTGCGTCCTGGGCGGATACCTGCCCACCCCGGTCGGTGCCGCACCCGGCTACGACCGTGAGAACGCCGTCACGACCAAACTGCGCAACGCCTGGCATCTGCTGGACCGGCCGCTCATCCTCACCGACGCCGCCCTCGCCCCGGCGGTGGCCAAGCTGTCCGCCCTGTGGGACGTCGACGACCTGCGGGTGGCCGTCGTCGAGGAACTGTGCGACGGCCCCCGGAGCACGGATTGGTTCCCGGCGACCCCGGACAGCCCGGTCGTGCACCTGCTCACCTCCGGCAGCACAGGGGTGCCGAAGGTGGTCCGGCACGCCAGCCGCAGCATCCTGGCCCGCACCCGGGCCATCGCGGCGGTGCACGGATTCGATTCCGACGAGGTCGGGCTGAACTGGATGCCGCTCGACCACGTCGGCGGCATCATCATGTGGAGCGTGCGGGACGTGGTGCTGCGCTGCCGGCACGTCAACGCCACCATCGACGCCTTCCTCGCCGACCCGCTGCGCTGGCTCGACTGGGTCGACCGGTACGGCGTCACCAACACCTGGGCCCCCAACTTCGCCTTCGCGCTCGTGAACGAGCGTGCCGCCGCGATGACGGGCCGGTCCTGGGACCTGTCGACGCTGAGGCACCTCCTCAACGGGGGAGAGGCCGTCGTCAGCCGCACCGCGGACCGCTTCATCGAGCTGCTCACGGCGCACGGGATGCCGGCCGACGCGATGCGCCCCTCCTGGGGGATGTCGGAGACCAGTTCGGGCGTGACGTACTCGACGCTGCGCGCCGGAGATCCGGACAAGGGCCGGCTGCGGGTGGACAAGAGCTCGCTCGGCGGGGCGCTGCGCTGGTCCACCGACCCCGACGCCGTCACGTTCACGGAAGTCGGCCCGCCGATCCCGGGCGTGCGGCTGCGCATCATCGACCCGAACGACGTCGTGCTGCCCGAGGACCACGTGGGGCGGCTCCAGGTCACGGGACCGACGATCATGGAGGGCTACTTCCGCAACGAGGAAGCGAACGCGGAGGCGTTCACCGCCGACGGCTGGTTCAGCACGGGCGACCTCGCGTTCCTGCACCAGGGCCGGCTCACCATCACCGGCCGGGACAAGGACCTCATCATCGTCCAGGGTGCCAACATCCTGAGCTACGACGTGGAGTCCATCGCCGAGCAGGTGGAGGGCACCGAGGTCACGTACGTCGCCGCCTGCGGCTGGTCCGGCGCGGGCGAGAGCACCGACAAACTGGTGATCTTCTTCGTCCCGGCCTTCGACGACCGGACCTCGGTCCACGACACCATCGCCGCGATCAAGGCGCGGGTGGCCGAGGCCCTGGGCCTCCAGCCCGACCTGGTGATCCCGGTCGAGCGGCAGGACTTCCCCAAGACGGGCAGCGGCAAGATCCAGCGAGCCCAGCTCATCGCCGACCTCGACGCGGGCAAGTACGCCGAGTGGTGCGACGAGCCGGACGGCCCCTGGTACTTCGAGCGGACCTGGATCGACCTTCCCGCCGAACGCGGCGCGGTGCCCCCCGGCCCGTGGCTGGTCTCGGAGGCCCTCCGGGAGGAGCTCGTCGCCGTACCCGGCGTCCCCGAGCTCCTCGCCTCCCCGGCCGGCGGTGCCACCCCGGCCGGACACGCCGGCGCCGTCGTCCACCTGGCACAGGGCTCCGACGCGGAGAGCGTGGCCCTCGACGTGGTGCGGCTGGTCCAGGACCTGGCCGCGTACGATCCCGCGCCCCCGCTCCTGGTCGTCACGAGCGGCGGTCTGTGGACGGCGGCGGGCGACACCCTCGACCTCGCCACCGCGGGCCTGCCCGGTCTTCTGCGGACGGCCGCGGCGGAGCGGGTGCTGCCGTCCGTCCGGCAACTCGACGTGTCCGACCCCTCCGACCGCGCCGCCGCGATCGTCACGGAACTCGCCTGCCACGACGCCGCCGACCTCGTGGCCCACCGAGGCACGCGACGCCTAGTGCCCCGGCTGCGGCCGATGGCCCTCGACGAACGGGGGAGGGACGCGTTCGTCACCGGCGGCCGCTACCTCGTCACCGGTGGTCTCGGCGGCGTCGCCCATCCGGTCGCGGAATACCTCCTGGCCGCCCACGGCGCGAAACTGCTGCTGGTCGGACGGAGCCCGGCCGACCGGGGCGAGCGCGCCGAGCGCCTCGACGACCTGGAAGTCCTGGGCGACGTGGCCTACCGCGCGCTCGACGTGGCCGATCCGGTCGCGCTGCGGGCCGCGGTGCGCGAGGCGGAGGCACGCTGGGGAGCACCGCTCGACGGTGTGCTGCACCTGGCCGGCGCCGACGTCTCCCACCAGTGGGCGCGACTGGAACTGCACCAGGTAGCCCGCGAGTCCCCCCAGGCCTTCCACGACGCCTACCGCGCGAAGGTGACCGGCACCCTGGCGCTCGCCGAACTGCTGGAGGACCGGCCCGACACACCCCTCGTGCTCTTCTCGTCGGTCAACGGCGAGTTCGGCGGAAGCTCCTTCGCGGCGTACTCGTCGGCCAACAGCTTCCTGCACGGATTCGCCGACCACTGGGGCCGCGAACGCGGCCGGCCGGTGCACTGCCTGGCGTGGAGCACCTGGAGCGGCCTTGGCATGAACCGGGGCGCGCCCGAGGGCGCCGCCGAGGCCCGCGGCTTCCGCACCCTCGACCCCGACGAGGGCCTCGCCTCGCTACTCACCGTGCTGGGACAGGACCGGGCTACCGTGTTGGTCGGCCTCGACGGCCGCAACGAGCACATCGCGCGCGCCCTTGCCCCGGACAGCCTGCACATCGCGGAGGCGATCGTCGTGTACACCGGGCCGGCCTCCGAGGCCGACGTCCGGGCGGCCGTGGCACCGGTGGCGAGGGAGCTCGACCACCCCATGCGCTGTCTGCGCGTCGAGAGGCTGCCCGCCGACCGGGACCAGCTGCTCACCGTCGCGGTCGCAGCGCTGGAACGGGGCGGACGGCAGTTCGTACCGCCTGCCACCGAGCTGGAACAGGCCCTGGCCGCCCTCTGGACCGACGTCCTCGGCACCGATGTCGGCCGCGACGACCGCTTCTTCGACCTCGGCGGCAGTTCGCTGCGCGCCGCCCAGCTCGTGAACCGCATCAACAGCGCGCTGACCGCCCGGCTGTCAGTGCACCACCTCTACGAACACCCCACTGTCGGCTCACTCGCCGCAGTGCTTTCCCCGCAATTGGAAGGAGAACGAGGATGA
- a CDS encoding MbtH family protein: MTNPFEDADGTYVVLVNDEGQHSLWPTFVDVPAGWLTAHPADTRDACLAYIEANWTDMRPRSLATAMDAQ, encoded by the coding sequence ATGACCAATCCGTTCGAGGACGCGGACGGCACCTATGTGGTGCTCGTCAACGACGAGGGACAGCACTCCCTCTGGCCGACGTTCGTCGACGTGCCCGCCGGCTGGCTGACCGCCCACCCGGCCGACACCCGCGACGCCTGCCTCGCCTACATCGAGGCCAACTGGACCGATATGCGCCCGCGTAGTCTCGCCACCGCGATGGACGCGCAGTAA
- a CDS encoding daunorubicin resistance protein DrrA family ABC transporter ATP-binding protein: protein MTLAIEVEGLVKRFGAHRALDGVDLAVPAGQILGLLGPNGAGKTTTVRVLATLLQPDAGRARVFGYDVVKEPHQVRRCIALTGQFASVDGNISGRENLYLIARLLGVPARRARSEANGMLERFRLAEAGGKPAREYSGGMRRRLDLAASLMGEPRLIYLDEPTTGLDPHSRNELWAMVEERARAGATVLLTTQYMEEAEALADSVVVVDMGRVIAAGTAAELRARVGGRTLEIRPAHPRDLAALAGSLALEGLDGRIDQEACAVRLSLVEPDELTRAVRAVTASAVEVLAVDTRVASLDEAFIELTRSTA, encoded by the coding sequence ATGACTCTGGCTATCGAGGTCGAGGGCCTGGTGAAGCGCTTCGGCGCCCACCGGGCCCTCGACGGAGTCGACCTCGCGGTGCCGGCCGGGCAGATCCTGGGCCTCCTCGGCCCGAACGGGGCGGGAAAGACCACGACGGTGCGTGTCCTGGCGACTCTGCTGCAACCCGATGCCGGGCGAGCCCGGGTCTTCGGGTACGACGTGGTGAAGGAGCCCCACCAGGTCCGCCGCTGCATCGCGCTGACCGGGCAGTTCGCCTCGGTCGACGGCAACATCTCCGGCAGGGAGAACCTGTATCTCATCGCCCGCCTCCTGGGCGTGCCCGCCCGGCGGGCCCGGTCGGAGGCGAACGGGATGCTGGAGCGGTTCCGTCTCGCCGAGGCGGGCGGCAAGCCCGCCCGCGAGTACTCCGGCGGAATGCGCCGGCGTCTCGACCTCGCCGCATCGCTCATGGGCGAGCCGAGGCTCATCTACCTCGACGAGCCGACCACCGGTCTGGACCCGCACAGCCGCAACGAGCTATGGGCCATGGTGGAGGAACGCGCCCGGGCCGGCGCGACCGTTCTGCTCACCACCCAGTACATGGAGGAGGCCGAGGCGCTGGCCGACTCGGTGGTCGTCGTGGACATGGGACGAGTCATCGCCGCCGGCACGGCCGCGGAGCTCCGGGCCCGGGTGGGCGGCCGGACCCTCGAGATACGGCCCGCGCACCCTCGGGATCTGGCAGCCCTCGCGGGAAGCCTGGCCCTGGAAGGGCTGGACGGCCGGATCGACCAGGAGGCCTGCGCGGTCCGGCTGTCGCTCGTGGAACCGGACGAACTGACCCGTGCGGTGCGGGCCGTCACCGCCTCGGCGGTGGAGGTGTTGGCCGTGGACACCAGGGTCGCCAGCCTCGACGAGGCCTTCATCGAACTGACCAGGAGCACCGCGTGA
- a CDS encoding ABC transporter permease: MTPTTDIAPIVGAPPLAGSARNGPRDVVRQSLALARRNMLQLRGDPGQLLDSVVMPMVFTLIFLYVFGGAIWGDRPGDYRQFLLPGIMVQTLMFASRSTGYLLAVDFDNGVMDRFRSLPIARSAVLTGRIVADMSRLLLGQVAMLFFALAIGFRVETNFLFAVAAVLLTLLYGTALAWVSAFIGLTIRSPNTVQSVGFLWMIPFQFGSSMLVPTSTMPGWLRAFAEANPTTLVTDACRNLLAGGPIAGPVLGTVLWSVGLMCFAVPLAISRYRRR, translated from the coding sequence GTGACCCCGACCACCGACATCGCGCCGATCGTCGGGGCACCCCCCCTCGCCGGTTCCGCACGGAACGGGCCGCGGGACGTCGTCAGGCAATCGCTCGCCCTCGCCAGGCGCAACATGCTCCAGTTGCGCGGCGATCCCGGACAGCTCCTCGACTCCGTGGTCATGCCGATGGTCTTCACCCTGATCTTCCTGTACGTCTTCGGCGGCGCCATCTGGGGAGACCGCCCCGGAGATTACCGGCAGTTCCTCCTGCCGGGCATCATGGTGCAGACGCTGATGTTCGCGTCCCGTTCGACCGGTTACCTGCTCGCCGTCGACTTCGACAACGGTGTGATGGACCGGTTCCGGTCCTTGCCCATCGCCCGCTCGGCTGTCCTGACCGGCCGGATCGTGGCAGATATGAGCCGGCTCCTGCTGGGCCAGGTCGCCATGCTCTTCTTCGCGCTCGCCATCGGCTTCCGGGTCGAGACCAACTTCCTGTTCGCGGTGGCCGCTGTGCTGCTCACGCTGCTGTACGGTACCGCGCTGGCCTGGGTGTCGGCCTTCATCGGCCTGACGATCCGCAGTCCCAACACCGTGCAGTCGGTGGGCTTCCTCTGGATGATCCCGTTCCAGTTCGGCAGTTCCATGCTGGTGCCGACCAGCACGATGCCGGGCTGGCTGCGGGCCTTCGCCGAGGCCAACCCCACGACCCTGGTGACGGACGCGTGCCGCAACCTGCTCGCCGGGGGGCCGATCGCCGGCCCTGTCCTCGGCACCGTGCTGTGGAGCGTGGGCCTCATGTGCTTCGCGGTTCCGCTGGCGATATCCCGCTATCGACGTCGCTGA
- a CDS encoding non-ribosomal peptide synthetase, with amino-acid sequence MRSGHTAVPRWQAKIGSAPGTATVGIPLESEPTPAELSAAHAKVVATLSGEDEVAFGPVPHLVPVAGTTWAGLVDRVRDAAAAPRHGFETVVGGTPGTLPDGVVFGVSVSDGALVLTYRTEDFDADHATRVAGYHHTALHRIATEPDAPHEGRSLLSAEERHHQLVGMAGPARELPDRRFHELFEERVRLHPGKTAAIMGERRITYAELNAHANRIARTLLARGLTAEDPVAVVTERNLDWMASVLAVFKAGGVYVPIEPHFPADRIGTTLDRSGCTLVLTEPGSTATLDEALSHRPSIAVLRVDESDGADPTDLGIEIGADRLAYIYFTSGSTGKPKGVMCEHEGMLNHLYAKTDDLGVGEDDVLAQIAPQCFDISLWQLVAALLVGGTTLIVPQEAILDVERFVEVVRGADVAQLVPSYLEVVLSHLEEHGGGLGRIRCLSATGEALKKELVERWFAAFPGTALVNAYGLTETSDDTNHEVMTGPPHGDRVPLGPAVANVRVYVVDPDLEPVPLGSSGEIVFAGICVGRGYINDPERTAAAYGTDPHRPGERLYRSGDFGRWRPDGKLEFLGRRDAQVKLRGFRVELGEIENRLLGVAGVRDTAVVVVGESLAAFYAAAADVPVDELRTWLAAALPEYMVPSRFHRLDALPLTANSKIDKKRLAELAAADEDGPEPPVTPTEQRIAAAWAAVLGLEPQRVGRNSHFFDSGGTSLSAVRLVVKLERAVSLKDLTRYPRLSDLAAFIDGTGTPEEADAGTGVLNPLLQPPSATGTLVCFPYAGGNAVNFHALAGEMADSGLAVHGVELPGHDLTAETEPFVSLEQVARTTASEIGRCAAGPILLWGHSSGAALAVATARLLERTGHDVRAVLIGGQLVGSPDARRRHSAELEALTPLEVAARLNGDSGYTELAGTDTTRAALVGAAYRHDVLEANAFFADAAENPPVALIEAPLILVTAADDPATRGHEGDLAAWRGIARTVEVRELPEGGHHFFRTRPAQTAAVVRAVHDMHQRERV; translated from the coding sequence ATGAGGTCCGGTCATACCGCCGTTCCGCGGTGGCAGGCGAAAATCGGTTCGGCACCGGGCACGGCGACCGTCGGCATTCCGCTGGAATCCGAACCGACGCCGGCGGAACTGTCCGCCGCCCACGCCAAGGTCGTCGCGACTCTCAGCGGTGAGGACGAGGTGGCCTTCGGCCCCGTGCCCCACCTCGTGCCGGTGGCCGGCACCACCTGGGCCGGCCTGGTGGACCGCGTCCGCGACGCGGCCGCCGCACCCCGCCACGGCTTCGAGACCGTGGTCGGCGGGACGCCGGGCACACTGCCCGACGGCGTGGTGTTCGGGGTGTCCGTCTCCGACGGCGCCCTGGTGCTGACGTACCGCACCGAAGACTTCGACGCCGACCACGCGACCCGGGTCGCCGGCTATCACCACACGGCTCTCCACCGCATCGCCACCGAACCGGACGCCCCGCACGAGGGCCGCAGCCTGCTCTCCGCCGAGGAACGGCACCATCAGCTCGTCGGCATGGCCGGTCCGGCGCGGGAGCTTCCGGACCGCCGCTTCCACGAGCTCTTCGAGGAGCGCGTGCGTCTGCACCCCGGGAAGACCGCCGCTATCATGGGCGAGCGCCGGATCACGTACGCCGAACTCAACGCCCACGCGAACCGGATCGCCCGGACCCTCCTCGCCCGCGGCCTGACCGCCGAGGATCCCGTCGCCGTGGTGACGGAGCGCAACCTGGACTGGATGGCCTCCGTCCTCGCCGTGTTCAAGGCTGGCGGTGTCTACGTGCCGATCGAGCCGCACTTCCCGGCGGACCGTATCGGCACCACCCTCGACCGTTCCGGCTGCACCCTCGTCCTCACGGAACCCGGGAGCACCGCCACCCTCGACGAGGCGTTGAGCCACCGTCCGTCCATCGCCGTGCTCCGCGTCGACGAGAGCGACGGGGCCGACCCGACGGACCTCGGTATCGAGATCGGCGCCGACCGGCTGGCCTACATCTACTTCACGTCCGGCTCCACCGGTAAGCCCAAGGGGGTGATGTGCGAGCACGAGGGAATGCTCAACCATCTCTACGCGAAGACCGACGATCTCGGCGTGGGCGAGGACGACGTTCTCGCGCAGATCGCTCCCCAGTGCTTCGACATCTCGCTCTGGCAGCTCGTCGCGGCCCTGCTGGTCGGCGGCACGACACTCATCGTGCCGCAGGAGGCGATCCTCGACGTGGAGAGGTTCGTGGAGGTCGTCCGCGGCGCGGACGTGGCCCAGCTGGTCCCCTCCTACCTGGAAGTGGTGCTGTCGCACCTGGAGGAGCACGGCGGCGGCCTCGGCCGGATCCGCTGCCTCTCGGCCACCGGTGAGGCGCTCAAGAAGGAGCTCGTCGAACGCTGGTTCGCGGCCTTCCCCGGCACCGCGCTCGTCAACGCGTACGGGCTCACCGAGACCTCCGATGACACGAACCACGAGGTGATGACTGGGCCGCCGCACGGTGACCGGGTCCCCCTCGGGCCGGCCGTCGCCAACGTGCGGGTCTATGTCGTCGACCCCGACCTCGAACCGGTGCCGCTCGGCTCGTCCGGCGAGATCGTGTTCGCCGGAATCTGCGTCGGCCGCGGCTACATCAACGACCCGGAGCGCACGGCCGCCGCGTACGGCACCGATCCGCACCGGCCGGGTGAACGGCTCTACCGCTCCGGCGACTTCGGCCGCTGGCGCCCCGACGGCAAGCTGGAGTTCCTGGGCCGCCGCGACGCGCAGGTGAAGCTGCGCGGCTTCCGCGTCGAGCTCGGCGAGATCGAGAACCGGTTGCTCGGCGTCGCCGGGGTCCGTGACACTGCCGTGGTCGTCGTCGGCGAGAGCCTGGCGGCGTTCTACGCCGCCGCCGCCGACGTGCCCGTCGACGAGCTGAGGACGTGGCTGGCGGCCGCGCTGCCGGAGTACATGGTGCCGAGCCGTTTCCATCGCCTCGACGCCCTGCCGCTCACCGCCAACAGCAAGATTGACAAGAAGCGGTTGGCGGAGCTCGCGGCGGCGGACGAGGACGGCCCGGAGCCGCCGGTCACCCCGACGGAACAGCGGATCGCCGCCGCCTGGGCGGCCGTGCTCGGCCTTGAGCCCCAGCGGGTCGGCCGCAACAGTCACTTCTTCGACTCGGGTGGCACCTCCCTCTCCGCTGTACGCCTCGTCGTGAAGCTCGAGCGGGCCGTGTCGCTGAAGGATCTCACCCGGTACCCGCGGCTGAGCGACCTGGCGGCGTTCATCGACGGAACCGGCACGCCCGAGGAGGCGGATGCCGGGACGGGCGTTCTGAACCCCCTCCTCCAGCCTCCCTCCGCGACCGGCACGCTCGTCTGCTTTCCCTACGCGGGCGGTAACGCCGTCAACTTCCACGCCCTGGCCGGCGAGATGGCGGACAGCGGGCTGGCCGTACACGGAGTGGAGCTGCCCGGACACGACCTCACAGCCGAGACCGAGCCGTTCGTCTCCCTGGAGCAGGTCGCCAGGACCACGGCGAGCGAGATCGGCCGATGTGCCGCCGGCCCGATCCTGCTGTGGGGACACTCATCCGGGGCGGCCCTGGCCGTGGCGACCGCGCGCCTTCTCGAGCGGACGGGTCACGACGTGCGGGCCGTCCTGATCGGTGGCCAACTCGTCGGATCCCCGGACGCGCGGCGCAGGCACAGCGCCGAGCTCGAAGCGCTCACCCCCCTGGAGGTCGCGGCGCGGCTCAACGGCGACAGCGGCTACACCGAACTCGCCGGGACGGACACGACCCGAGCGGCGCTGGTCGGCGCGGCGTACCGGCACGACGTCCTGGAAGCGAACGCGTTCTTCGCCGACGCGGCGGAGAACCCCCCGGTCGCGCTCATCGAGGCCCCGCTGATCCTCGTCACCGCCGCCGACGATCCCGCCACCCGGGGCCACGAGGGCGATCTCGCGGCCTGGCGCGGCATCGCCAGGACCGTTGAGGTCCGCGAGCTGCCCGAAGGCGGCCACCACTTCTTCCGCACCAGGCCGGCGCAGACCGCCGCCGTGGTGCGGGCTGTCCACGACATGCACCAACGAGAGCGAGTGTGA